From one Gammaproteobacteria bacterium genomic stretch:
- a CDS encoding ferrous iron transport protein A: MLTIKDLHVGDEAKIKGFSQCDPHYRQKLLAMGLLPGSVIKLTCVAPLGDPVQIVIRGSVLSLRKSEASVLKLEKIAL; this comes from the coding sequence ATGCTAACTATTAAAGACTTACATGTTGGAGATGAGGCTAAAATTAAGGGTTTTAGTCAGTGCGATCCTCATTATCGTCAAAAATTGCTAGCCATGGGATTACTGCCCGGTTCTGTCATCAAACTCACCTGCGTCGCTCCTCTTGGGGATCCTGTCCAGATAGTCATACGAGGTTCTGTTCTGAGTTTACGTAAGTCCGAGGCATCAGTGCTGAAATTAGAGAAGATTGCATTATGA
- the feoB gene encoding Fe(2+) transporter permease subunit FeoB: MKPITVALIGNPNCGKSTVFNALTGGRSHVGNWPGVTVERKSGAFCENGTSVEVLDLPGIYNLTAVSAERAIDEKIACDVIARGRVDVVINVIDIMNLQRHLYLTSQLIAMEVPVILAVNRVDVLKKNRQHCNFLKLAELTGCVVVPLCAVKEQGIVELKKAIIQVLALNEKNQMNFTFPQGIEEGVASLQKIPGLEKRWQALQLLSGDAQELLIFKDHQEQIAEIAKKIEQKNGEEVDILIAATRFNWAADIEKQVINKKDKEQTSPYSRLDRWVLDRFLGIPIFLAAMYFMFLFAINLGGAFQDFFDKSSEAIFVTGVTQLLNLINSPEWVIAIVANGAGRGINTTLTFIPVIGAMFFFLALLEGTGYMTRAAFVVDRLMRVMGLPGKSFVPMIVGFGCNVPGIMASRTIDNQRDRILTIMMSPFMSCGARLAIFALFTAAFFPVGGQNIVFALYLIGILMAVLTGLALRKTLLKGQSETLVMEMPSYHLPSLKSLLRPTTHHLKNFLIRAGKVIIPVCMILGALNSYSLSSQKTPAAHQTVLASIGQTITPIFHPMGITDENWPATVGLLTGVLSKEVVVGTLNTLYSQEGSIITEKKSVIEGLRAAAVSVPQNLSEITQSFTNPILASAPIENSQSSAYGVMYARFGGPIAAFSYLLFVLLYVPCISATAAMVRELNRRWAIFSAFWTTGVAYGAAVIFYQFATITQHITSSLVWIGSIILIFVFVLLLMKRLALNRTQLNKVKVGALV; this comes from the coding sequence ATGAAGCCTATCACAGTCGCCTTAATCGGAAATCCTAATTGCGGAAAATCAACTGTTTTTAATGCCCTTACTGGCGGCCGTTCGCATGTAGGCAATTGGCCAGGGGTAACAGTAGAGCGAAAAAGTGGTGCATTTTGTGAGAATGGAACATCAGTAGAAGTTCTCGATTTACCCGGAATCTATAATTTAACCGCAGTTTCTGCTGAGCGTGCCATCGATGAAAAAATTGCTTGCGATGTCATAGCACGAGGACGAGTCGATGTTGTTATTAATGTAATTGATATTATGAATTTACAACGACATCTGTATTTGACATCACAGTTAATTGCGATGGAAGTGCCTGTTATCTTAGCTGTGAACAGAGTTGATGTTCTGAAAAAAAATCGGCAGCATTGCAACTTTCTCAAACTTGCTGAATTAACAGGTTGTGTTGTAGTTCCACTTTGCGCTGTAAAAGAACAGGGGATTGTTGAATTAAAGAAAGCGATTATTCAAGTTTTAGCATTGAATGAAAAAAATCAAATGAACTTCACATTTCCTCAAGGTATAGAAGAAGGTGTTGCTTCACTCCAAAAAATACCTGGACTTGAAAAACGATGGCAAGCATTACAACTCCTGAGCGGAGATGCTCAAGAGTTACTAATATTTAAAGATCATCAAGAACAAATTGCTGAAATTGCAAAGAAAATAGAGCAAAAAAATGGAGAAGAGGTCGATATTTTAATCGCGGCAACACGATTTAATTGGGCTGCTGATATTGAAAAGCAAGTGATCAACAAAAAGGATAAAGAACAGACTTCACCTTATAGTCGATTAGACCGTTGGGTCTTAGATCGATTTCTCGGAATTCCCATATTTCTTGCTGCTATGTATTTTATGTTTTTATTTGCGATAAATTTGGGTGGTGCTTTCCAAGATTTTTTTGATAAATCATCAGAAGCCATTTTTGTGACAGGGGTTACGCAGTTATTAAATCTAATTAATTCACCGGAGTGGGTGATCGCAATCGTTGCAAACGGTGCTGGTCGAGGTATTAATACAACCCTGACATTTATTCCCGTGATTGGTGCTATGTTTTTTTTCTTAGCATTGTTAGAAGGTACTGGATATATGACACGTGCTGCATTTGTTGTAGACCGATTGATGCGGGTTATGGGGCTTCCCGGAAAATCTTTTGTCCCGATGATCGTAGGATTTGGTTGTAATGTGCCAGGTATAATGGCATCACGCACAATCGATAATCAAAGAGATAGAATCCTCACAATAATGATGAGTCCATTTATGTCCTGTGGAGCACGATTAGCCATTTTTGCGTTATTTACAGCGGCATTTTTTCCTGTCGGTGGTCAAAATATTGTATTTGCATTGTATTTAATTGGCATTCTGATGGCAGTATTAACAGGCTTAGCATTACGTAAAACTTTATTGAAAGGACAGTCTGAAACGCTTGTGATGGAAATGCCTTCTTACCATTTGCCTTCTCTTAAATCTTTGCTGCGACCAACAACGCATCATTTAAAGAATTTTTTAATTAGAGCAGGAAAGGTCATCATACCAGTGTGCATGATTTTAGGTGCATTAAATTCCTATTCACTAAGTTCGCAAAAAACACCAGCAGCTCATCAAACTGTGCTAGCCTCAATTGGACAAACTATCACGCCAATATTTCACCCAATGGGTATTACCGATGAAAACTGGCCAGCAACTGTCGGATTGTTAACTGGGGTATTATCTAAAGAAGTTGTTGTTGGTACTTTGAACACGTTGTATTCTCAAGAAGGATCAATCATTACAGAAAAAAAATCGGTTATTGAGGGGTTGAGAGCTGCGGCAGTTTCTGTCCCCCAAAATCTTAGTGAAATCACACAAAGTTTTACCAACCCAATACTTGCGAGTGCTCCTATAGAAAATTCTCAGTCCTCTGCATATGGTGTTATGTATGCGCGTTTTGGTGGGCCAATAGCCGCATTTAGTTATTTATTATTTGTTTTACTTTATGTCCCGTGTATTTCTGCAACCGCAGCGATGGTACGTGAATTAAATCGTCGTTGGGCCATATTTTCAGCATTTTGGACAACCGGCGTTGCCTATGGGGCAGCCGTTATATTTTATCAATTTGCAACCATCACTCAACATATTACCTCATCATTAGTATGGATAGGCTCCATAATTCTAATTTTTGTTTTTGTACTGCTGCTAATGAAACGATTAGCTTTAAATCGCACACAGCTCAATAAAGTAAAGGTAGGAGCATTAGTATGA
- a CDS encoding 4a-hydroxytetrahydrobiopterin dehydratase: protein MSGLLAKRCLACEGGVKPLTQPEKNELLKQIDPSWIVNDDYTEITKDFKFKNYYETMAFVNAIAWMAHHENHHPDLVVGYNHCRVKYSTHSMKDLTENDFICAAKVDSILFMGAVV, encoded by the coding sequence ATGAGTGGACTACTTGCTAAACGTTGCCTAGCTTGCGAAGGCGGCGTTAAACCATTAACACAGCCTGAAAAAAATGAGCTGTTAAAACAAATCGATCCGTCTTGGATTGTCAACGATGATTATACTGAAATTACAAAAGATTTTAAATTTAAAAACTACTATGAAACTATGGCATTCGTGAATGCTATCGCATGGATGGCACATCATGAAAATCACCATCCTGATTTAGTCGTAGGATATAATCATTGCCGTGTAAAATATTCTACGCATTCTATGAAAGATTTAACTGAAAATGATTTTATCTGTGCTGCAAAAGTTGATTCAATATTATTCATGGGCGCAGTGGTCTAA
- the pqqB gene encoding pyrroloquinoline quinone biosynthesis protein PqqB: MKIVILGSSAGGSFPQWNCNCNNCRGIRLGTIKALARTQSSLAIQLENKKWILINASPDIHHQMIARKINSFSGKVRENPFEAIILCDSQLDHTAGLLLLREDKSLNIFATENVINDLNSDFPILKVLSHYCDLDQNIISLENDGLFKINDNSEIQFRAFSIKSNAPPYSKRRNKTEPGDNIGLLIINLKTGKSLFYAPGLEVITDDLIEMMKSVDCVLVDGTVWENNELIRIGVGKKTAKEMGHMPLSGDEGLLSYLNQMSKPRKILVHINNTNPILDEDSQEHAELVKLGVEIGFDGMEIQL, encoded by the coding sequence ATGAAAATTGTCATACTAGGATCTTCAGCGGGTGGATCTTTTCCACAGTGGAACTGCAATTGTAATAATTGCAGAGGTATTCGATTAGGTACAATAAAAGCATTAGCAAGGACACAATCTTCATTAGCGATACAATTAGAGAATAAGAAGTGGATTTTAATTAACGCATCTCCCGATATCCATCATCAAATGATTGCAAGAAAAATAAATTCATTTTCTGGAAAAGTTCGGGAAAACCCCTTCGAAGCTATTATTTTATGTGATAGTCAATTAGACCATACAGCCGGACTTTTGTTGTTGAGAGAAGATAAGAGTTTGAATATTTTTGCAACGGAAAATGTAATTAATGATTTGAATAGTGATTTTCCGATTTTAAAAGTACTTTCGCATTACTGTGATCTTGATCAAAATATTATTTCGTTAGAAAACGATGGATTATTCAAAATCAACGATAATTCTGAAATTCAGTTTAGAGCATTTTCAATAAAAAGTAATGCTCCGCCTTATTCAAAGCGCCGCAACAAGACCGAGCCAGGAGATAATATAGGGTTGCTAATTATAAATTTAAAGACTGGGAAAAGTCTTTTTTATGCGCCAGGATTAGAAGTTATCACAGATGATTTGATTGAAATGATGAAGAGCGTAGATTGTGTTCTAGTCGATGGGACTGTCTGGGAAAATAACGAGTTGATTCGAATAGGAGTAGGTAAAAAAACAGCAAAAGAAATGGGTCACATGCCATTATCAGGAGATGAAGGGCTATTATCGTATTTAAATCAAATGAGTAAACCTCGAAAAATTCTTGTGCATATCAATAATACAAATCCTATATTAGATGAAGATTCTCAGGAACATGCTGAGCTTGTGAAGCTCGGTGTAGAAATTGGTTTTGATGGGATGGAAATTCAATTATGA
- the pqqC gene encoding pyrroloquinoline-quinone synthase PqqC, protein MSVEDPTLPWGKEEFKNKILALGKHYHIHHPYNKALNSGQLNQEQIQEWVANRFYYQIMIPIKDAAILSNCPDREVRRQWIHRIIDHDGTKQDEGGIEAWLQLGLACGLTREMMNSLNRVLPGVKFAVDAYVSFCRSAPWQEAICASLTELFAPEIHKERLSNWPEHYPWIDQAGLKYFRNRLSEVPRDVEFSLNHTLDYFITRAQQDRALEIVLFKCQVLWSLSDQLYLSQLSTLK, encoded by the coding sequence ATGAGTGTTGAAGATCCAACATTACCTTGGGGTAAAGAAGAGTTCAAAAATAAAATATTAGCATTGGGTAAACATTATCATATTCATCATCCGTATAATAAAGCGCTGAATTCAGGTCAGCTTAATCAAGAACAAATCCAAGAATGGGTTGCCAATCGATTTTATTATCAAATAATGATTCCCATTAAAGACGCTGCGATTCTGTCTAACTGTCCTGATCGTGAGGTACGTCGACAATGGATTCATCGAATTATCGATCATGATGGAACAAAACAAGATGAGGGTGGAATTGAAGCATGGCTTCAACTAGGCTTAGCGTGCGGATTGACTCGTGAAATGATGAATTCATTAAATAGGGTATTGCCAGGTGTAAAGTTTGCTGTTGACGCTTATGTTAGTTTTTGTAGGTCCGCGCCTTGGCAAGAAGCTATTTGTGCTTCATTAACGGAATTATTTGCTCCTGAAATACACAAAGAACGATTGAGTAATTGGCCTGAACATTATCCCTGGATAGATCAAGCGGGTTTGAAATATTTTCGTAATCGATTATCCGAAGTTCCACGTGATGTGGAATTTTCTTTAAATCATACATTAGACTATTTTATAACACGTGCTCAGCAAGATAGGGCTTTAGAAATAGTATTATTTAAATGTCAGGTTCTTTGGTCATTGTCTGATCAGCTATATTTATCCCAATTATCGACTTTAAAATAA
- a CDS encoding FeoC-like transcriptional regulator, with protein MLLQQVKQYLMQRHVVSLMDLKREFKSDSDVLRDMLQLWIAKGKVRCLQKTPACGVRCTQCDPLLTELYEWIEAEKSAQKIANIAIEVIPTANI; from the coding sequence ATGCTTTTACAGCAAGTTAAACAGTATTTAATGCAACGACACGTCGTTAGTTTAATGGATTTGAAGCGAGAGTTTAAATCTGACTCTGATGTATTAAGAGATATGCTTCAGCTCTGGATAGCGAAAGGCAAAGTACGATGCTTACAGAAAACACCCGCTTGCGGTGTGCGTTGCACCCAATGTGATCCTCTTCTCACAGAATTGTACGAATGGATCGAGGCTGAAAAATCAGCTCAAAAAATTGCTAATATTGCAATCGAAGTGATACCTACTGCTAACATTTGA
- the pqqA gene encoding pyrroloquinoline quinone precursor peptide PqqA, whose protein sequence is MYLKEEYGMKTWNKPSFNVKRFGFEVTMYIYIR, encoded by the coding sequence ATGTATTTAAAAGAGGAGTATGGTATGAAGACGTGGAATAAACCAAGCTTTAATGTTAAACGCTTTGGCTTTGAAGTGACGATGTATATTTATATTCGATAA
- the pqqD gene encoding pyrroloquinoline quinone biosynthesis peptide chaperone PqqD: MNPNTDKPTLTMGHRLQKDVDKDQFYLLYPEGMVELNQSATLILQLCDGQHTTNDIVSTLEKNFPNEEIRNDVIDFIGAAYGNGWID, translated from the coding sequence ATGAATCCGAACACTGACAAACCTACACTCACTATGGGTCATCGATTACAGAAAGATGTTGATAAAGACCAATTTTATCTTCTCTACCCAGAGGGCATGGTTGAACTAAATCAATCCGCTACACTTATTTTACAACTCTGTGATGGCCAGCACACAACAAATGATATTGTCAGTACTTTAGAAAAGAATTTTCCAAATGAGGAAATCAGGAATGATGTAATAGATTTTATAGGAGCTGCTTATGGAAACGGATGGATTGATTAA
- the pqqE gene encoding pyrroloquinoline quinone biosynthesis protein PqqE, which yields METDGLIKKDLKPHWLLAELTYACPLQCPYCSNPVDYALKKNELTTDDWKRVFTEARKIGSVQLGFSGGEPCVRRDLEELISHAHELGYYTNLITSSVGMDEERIKAFKKAGLDTIQISIQAPFKELSDAIAGTTSFDHKMEMAKATKRNGLPLIMNFVIDRFNIDYMREILELSVELEANYVEIANAQYYGFALPNRNQLLPTQEQVKNSELIAQEYQRKYSDKMKIYYVIPDYYENRPKPCMNSWGNIFLTITPDGIALPCHASRSLPNANPPSVQEHSIEWIWNESPLFNRYRGMDWMKEPCRSCPERFKDFGGCRCQSFLLTGDAEIADPVCDLSPYHHIVLDAVKDAKAHEKDASVDKLIYRNPKNSKIFCGIKIERE from the coding sequence ATGGAAACGGATGGATTGATTAAAAAAGATCTTAAACCGCATTGGTTATTAGCTGAACTAACGTATGCATGCCCCTTACAATGTCCTTATTGCTCAAATCCTGTCGATTACGCTCTGAAAAAAAATGAACTCACCACAGACGATTGGAAGCGCGTATTCACTGAAGCTCGAAAAATCGGTTCAGTGCAACTTGGTTTTTCTGGAGGGGAACCTTGCGTGAGACGAGATTTAGAAGAACTCATCTCTCACGCACATGAGCTGGGATATTATACTAATCTAATTACTTCTTCAGTCGGGATGGACGAAGAACGAATTAAAGCTTTTAAAAAAGCGGGTTTAGATACTATTCAAATCAGCATCCAAGCGCCATTTAAAGAATTAAGCGATGCTATTGCTGGAACCACTTCTTTCGATCATAAAATGGAAATGGCAAAAGCTACAAAACGAAATGGACTTCCACTCATTATGAATTTTGTGATAGACCGATTCAACATCGACTACATGAGGGAAATTTTAGAACTTTCAGTCGAGCTTGAAGCGAACTATGTGGAAATAGCAAACGCTCAATATTATGGTTTTGCATTACCTAATCGAAACCAATTACTTCCTACACAAGAACAAGTTAAAAATTCAGAACTCATTGCTCAAGAATATCAACGAAAATACTCTGATAAAATGAAAATTTATTACGTCATACCTGACTACTATGAAAACCGACCAAAGCCTTGCATGAATAGTTGGGGAAATATATTCCTTACCATTACACCCGATGGCATTGCACTACCCTGCCATGCTTCTCGTTCATTACCTAATGCTAATCCACCGAGTGTACAAGAACACTCTATAGAGTGGATTTGGAACGAATCGCCCTTATTTAATCGATATCGTGGCATGGATTGGATGAAAGAACCTTGCCGATCTTGTCCCGAGCGTTTCAAAGACTTTGGAGGATGCCGATGCCAATCCTTCTTATTAACAGGTGATGCGGAAATTGCCGATCCTGTCTGTGATTTATCGCCTTATCATCATATCGTCTTGGATGCAGTCAAAGATGCCAAAGCTCATGAAAAAGACGCTTCCGTAGACAAATTGATTTATCGGAATCCAAAAAATTCCAAAATATTTTGTGGAATTAAAATCGAACGTGAATAA